The DNA region CAGAGTCTTTCTCTTGGGTGGTACTACAGAACAGCTGCAGAGTATTTCTCTTGGGTGGTACTACAGTTCAGCTGCATTCTTTCTCTTGGGTGGTACTACAGAACAGCTGCATTCTTTCTCTTGGGTGGTACTACAGAACAGCTGCAGTCTTTCTCTTGGGTGGTACTACAGAACAGCTGCAGAGTCCTTCTCTTGGGTGGTACTACAGAACAGCTGGAGAGTATTTCTCTTGGGTGGTACTACAGAGCAGCTGCAGAGTCTTTCTCTTGGGTGGTACTACAGAACAGCTGCAGAGTCTTTCTCTTGGGTGGTACTACAGAGCAGCTGCAGAGTATTTCTCTTGGGTGGTACTACAGAACAGCTGCAGAGTCTTTCTCTTGGGTGGTACTACAGAACAGCTGCAGAGTCTTTCTCTTGGGTGGTACTACAGAACAGCTGCAGAGTCTTTCTCTTGGGTGGTACTACAGAACAGCTGCAGAGTCTTTCTCTTGGGTGGTACTACAGAGCAGCTGCAGTCTTTCTCTTGGGTGGTACTACAGAACAGCTGCAGAGTCTTTCTCTTGGGTAGTACTACAGAGCAGCTGCAGAGTCTTTCTCTTGGGTGGTACTACAGAGCAGCTGCAGAGTCTTTCTCTTGGGTGGTACTACAGAGCAGCTGCAGAGTCTTTCTCTTGGGTGGTACTACAGAACAGCTGCAGAGTCTTTCTCTTGGGTGGTACTACAGAACAGCTGCAGAGTCTTTCTCTTGGGTGGTACTACAGAGCAGCTGCAGAGTCTTTCTCTTGGGTGGTACTACAGAACAGCTGCAGAGTCTTTCTCTTGGGTGGTACTACAGAACAGCTGCAGAGTCTTTCTCTTGGGTGGTACTACAGAACAGCTGCAGTCTTTCTCTTGGGTGGTACTACAGTTCAGCTGCAGAGTCTTTCTCTTGGGTGGTACTACAGTTCAGCTGCAgagtctcatctctcctcctttcgGACACCCCCAATAGCGATGAGTGTCCTCCATTACAATCTGGTCTCTACACCCTCCAGATACATTGTCAGAGCTAGATAAAAATGTTCAGATGCGCTTATGCAAAAAAACCAGTCacttataaaaataaaaaaaagaaggtagttaaccacaacatagaaaaatgaAAACATACTGTAAATTCAACTGAGTGCATCGACCAATCTGCTTGGAGCAGAGCTGTATTGCGTAGTGATGTGTGAGAGGTAACAGAGTTTTATTGTAGCTTATCTGaggtaaaaaaatgtttaaaaaacggAGTTTCCTGTGTTCCTGTAAAGAAGTATGCGTTCAGCAGCTGGTTAAAGAATGTGGAGGCATGGTTCAAATACATATGGATTAACAAGTCCCCTTTAAAGGCCTCTTACCTTTGCCAATATCTTAATACATTGTAAAAGTGTTGCACTGATTAAATAATGGTATACTTCTGAATGCATTTAGCCGTGTTAAGACACATGACATAAAATCGTCATAAGACTGACATCAGTGTTATTTTCAGAATTGTACTAATTACTCTACCAAATTAACTGGTTTTGTTCACTGGGCCATATCTACTATTCATGTGGAGTTGCATTTTTAAGCCATTCTGCAACATGGGCAATTCCACCGTAACAGTGATGCTGAGACTCTCTCtgtaaacaaaccatacaactatgTACAAGGACTACTTAATAAATTACACGGAACATTTGACAAAAATCTATTTACTTgagcagatgcaaagtttggtaagagaatgacagtttgtgctgttggtgttgtcattctgttaccaaactttgcctCTGCACTGTCAAAGTAAATGTTTTTGTTAcctcaagtaaatgtgtttttgtaaaattggaaattgttcaaagtagtccttgtgtAAAAAATGTGTATGGTTTGTTCAACTTTGCAACCATTGCTtgttgtttgacatacatttttatGTGAAAACCACGAGTAACCGTGGAATTGCCCATATAATGTATGAAGAGGAGTCTGATTATCACTGACCCCCATCTGATCAAGATTGTCTCAAGACAAAAGGCAAGAATTGAAATTGTATGTAGttattatacaaaaataataaaagtaacataagaaaatagtcaaataaaaacCACTGCATTCAGTGTTGTGAGGTTATTGGGAGTGTGTGGCATTTCTTCATGTGTTGGCTTAATCTGTTCATGTTTGTATTGTGAAGGTAGATATGGTTTAAAGCGGAAATATCATTTATAAATAACGACATATTACGAAGTGCCATATCAAACTACTCTGTTGCTTCGTTCTCCTGTCCCTGCAGTTTAGTCGaaggaataaataaaaaaaatgcttaTAAAAATCCCACCCTGGATGGACTTGACCTTCTGACCTCCCCCTTATCATCATTTCCTTTGAAGCAACTTCAACATACATTGTCTTTCCTCCACTGGCAGGAGAGTACAAACCATTAACCTAACCTATACCCTGTCCTCCTATATCCCAACCATCTCCCTCCCTGGTCCACTGGGTCAATCAGGCCcagtggtggagacagaggcctGGACACTCTCTCTGAAAGAGGCCCCACCTCCACCCCCATCTGGCTCCTCCTGGCTGGGCGACGCCTCCTCGTTCTGCCCCCCCCTGGAGGAGACAGTGGTGGTCTCTGGGGAGGCGCTGTGGGCCACCTCTTGAGGGCCGCAGCCCGGATGGTTCTTGCGGAAGTGCTGGTTGAGGATGGCCTGGAAGGGGAAGCTCTTCCCGCAGACGTGGCAATGGAAGGGCTTGTTTCCTGTGTGCTTGCGGATGTGGTACTCCAGCTGGTCCTTGCGGGTGTATTTCTTGCCGCAGATGCGGCACACGAAAGGTGTGATGCCCATGTGCAGCCTCATGTGGCGGTCCAGGCTGCCCTTCTGGTTGAAGGACTTGCAGCAGTAGATGCAGGTGAGTCGAGGGTTGTAGTGGCACCAGCGGTCAGCCACCTGCTCACGCAGGTACTCCTCGTAGCCGCCCAACACAGCCTGCTCCTCCCCCTAAAAGACAAACAAGAGGTACGTCTCAAGACTGTCAACACTCATTGTAACACTAGATTACACtgtaaaaaacattaggaacacctggtctgtctatgtcatggaaacagcaggtgttcctaatgttttatgctgtttccatgacatagacagaccaggtgaaaactatgatcccttattgattaaATCCACTTAAAGatggatgtttaagccttgagacatggattgtgtgtcattcagagggtgaatgggcaagacaaactatttaagtgcctttgaacagggtatggtagtaggtgccaggcgcaacattttgtttcaagaactgcaacgctgctgggtttttcccccTCAACATTTTCCCgagtgcatcaagaatggtccaccacctaaaggacatccagccaacttgacaactgtgagaaacattggagtcaacatgggccagcatccctgtggaatgctttcaacaccttgtagagtccatgccccaatgaattgaggctgttctgcggGCAAAAAGTGGTGCAACTCAATTTTAGgaaggcgttcctaatgttttgtacactcagtatgtATAATTGCTACAGTGGcttaagaaagtattcacccccttggcatttcccctattttgttgccttacaacctggaattaaaatggactTTTGGGGAGTTTGTAtctttgatttacacaacatgcctaccactttgatgaTGCAAAatatttattgtgaaacaagaaataagaccaaaaaaacggaaaacttgagcgtgcataactgtCCACCccaaattaatactttgtagagccaccttttgcagcaattacagctgcaagtctcttggggtatgtctctataagcttggcacatctagccactgggatttttgcccattcttcaaggcaaaactgctccagctccttcaagttggatgggttccactggtgtacagcaatctttaagtcataccacagattctcaattggattgaggtctgggatttgactaggccattccaagacatgtaaatgtttcccctttaaccatttgagtgttgctttagcagtatgcttagggtcattgtcctgctggaaggtgaacctccgtcccagtctcaaatctctggaagactgaaacagggttccctcaagaatttccctgtatttagcgccatccaccattccttcaattctgaccagtttaccagtccctgccgatgaaaaacaaccacacagcatgatgctgccaccaccatgcttcactgtggggatgggtgTTCTCGGTGTGATGAGAGGTGCTGGGTTTGTGCCAGaaatagcgttttccttgatggacaaaaagctcaattttagtctcatctgaccagagtaccttcttccatatgtttggggagtcttccacatgccttttggcgaacaccaaacgtgtttgcttattttttctttaagcaatggcttttttctggccactcttttgtaaagcccagctctgtggagtgtacggcttaaagttgtcctatggacagatactccaatctccgctgtggagttttgcagctccttcagggttatctttggtctctttgttgcctaactgattaatgccctccttgcctggtccgtgagttttgatgggcagccctctcttggcaggtttgttgtggtgccatagtcTTTAATTGGGCtaagtgggatgttcaaagtttctgatattttttataacctaaccctgatctttacttctccacaactttgtccctgacctgtttggagagctccttggtcttcatggtgccgcttgcttggtggtgccccttgcttagtggtgttgcagactctggggcctttcagaacaggggtatatctactgagatcatgtgacacttaaataaagtccacatgtgtgcaatctaactaattatgtgacttctgaaggtaattggttgcaccagatcttatttaggggcttcatagcaaagggggggtgaatacatatgcacgcaccactttccattttattttatttttcacttcaccaatttggactatgtccattacatgaaatccaaataaaaatctatctaaattacaggttgtaatgcaacaaaatagaaaaaaactccaagggggatgaatacttttgcaaggcactgtatttgcagTTGGAATTGTTGTACCACACTTCTGTCATGGGTTCCCATAATAGTTATGTCTTAATTAAGACCCTTAATTTAAGCTGATGTCATAGGTGTTGGGGAAAGTCTTCCCTTCCTGTATTATGGAGTATTTCTGAAATCTGATTAAGGACTTTCCACAGGGCCAGATTAAGGAGTTGTTCACAGGGcctgcatcatcatcatcatcacctctaTGTTTGTACGTGTCCAAGAGGAATACACACAACATGCATGATTCCCCTTAGTAGTAAACCCCTTCATCACAGTGCTATGGTCATTGAGTATGTAACAGGCTAGTGTACCAATCCATAACCTCCCTCGAGACCTTAAAAGATAATTGATTGGACCTGGACTGAAAGCTAGCTTTTTTTGGACTAGCGTTGTATGGTGGACTTTGGAAATGCAGAGTGCTGACCACCAGGGTAGGATACCAGTTGATGAGGGTGACACATACCTGCGAGTTGGGATGGCACTGGTCGTCTACTCTGCTGGGTGACTCACTCTTGGCTCTCGGTCTCTCTGCCATCACCACCACACTGCCAGTAGGACTAAAcctgacaggacagagatactggaTCCTCAAACCTCTTCAGCAGGCAAGTCCACTGAGCCATTTACCTTAGCACTCCATCTTCCATTAGCAATACATATAGTAGGCTGCTTTTGTTTAGAATTTTCACTCAATAACCTTAAAATGTTACCCAACGTGCTTTTCTGAGGTACTTTGTACTGAATTTTACTTCAGTTTAAAACGTGCATGCACACTCCCTTTTATATGGTGTAGCTCAGATTGTAGCACATGGTTCTTGCAATGCCAAgatagtgggttcaattcccgggacCGCCCATagggaaaaaaatgtatgcacacatgactaagTCACTTTGAATGAAAGCGGCTGCCAAATGGCATACATATTATATAAAGTGACTGCTTCCCTGGAACTTGTACCCACCTCTCAGTCTCACTGAAGCTGCTGGAGGGCTGAGAGCTCTTGGCCCCCGTGACAATACCCTCCTGCACCAGCGAGCTGCATACGGACGTGTCAATCATCATGGCTGCTCCCTCTTCCGCCCCGCTCCCTTCTTCCTGGGTATCAGCCCCAGTCCACTcttccatcctctctgtctttatccTCAAACCATCCACCACCCGCATTGACTCCCCCTCTTCACCGCCGCTCCCCCTCTCCGACTCTGCCTCCACGTACCACTGGCCGGCCCGATTGATGCGCAGTATGGGCTCCTTCCCCAGCCTGCTGCCCACTTCCACCCCCCCAGGCAGACCCTCCGGGCCCAGCCCACTGTGCTCCACCATCTGGGGGCTCATGGACTCCCCCGCTGGGCTTCCCACCTCTCGGATATCCATGGCACCTCGGGTTCTGCTTCCTTGAGGTCCCAGAACCCTGGGGCTGCTGCGGCGCGGGCTTAGGGAGCCCCCTGATGTTActaccccacctcctcctcctcctccctccaagCTCCCAGCCCCCCTATGCCCCCCTCCGGCCCCCAGCTCCTCCTCCGCCAGGCTGATCTTTAAATGGATGCCCTCAAGGATCTGCGTGCAGCGGTCAATGATGTGCTGCATCTGCAGGAAGCTGGCGGCCGTCAGGTAGCTGATGATGTCGGCCAGCTGCAGGCACAGCCTCCCGGTGTAGCAGTATGAGAGGAGCTGATCAAACACCGAGGGGTTGCGGATGACTGACAGGGACACAGTGCTCATCTGGCCCAGTGACATGTGGTCTCGGAAGTAAGGGGAGCTGGCAGCCAACACAACCTTGTGAGCACGGAAGCTCTGGCCCTGCACGTTCACCACTATGTCGCACAGCCGCCCCTGCATACGCAGCTGGTTCAGTTGGGACAGCACAGAGTTGCTAAAGTCAGGGACGTCCAGCTGGATGCTGCCTGCTCGCTCCATGGTGCCTCCTCGCTCCATCCTGCCGTGTATGATCCCTTATCACTGTGCAGAGAAAAGGGACATGATAATGAAAAAAATATCACTTTTATATTACTTCATGTACACAAAAAGAATATTGACAAGTTGGAAACTAGCAGACATATAGCTTAACTGTTTGACAACCTAACCAAGAACTTTGCTAAAGAGGACAACTTGCATACCTTTTCGGAATGCACCACCTGCACTTGTACCACGGCACTGAAATGTTACTGGCTATTATTTTCTGTACTGTGCCATAATATTAACTGCTGACTGGCTAACTTGCATAAAATATGGCAATAATTATAGCTTGCAACGAGTTGTGCATTGTTGACAAATGGTGTGAACTGATGCTCTTGTACAGCGGTGAATCTCAAATGCTATAACCGAGCCCTGGCCCTCCTTTCGGCCACTGTAACATACTGCAGTACGGTGATGAACCGAAGTCTAAACGAAGAATACACCCCGGCGTTGCTCGTGACAGGGAGGTGGCTAGCCAGCTAGTTCAACGTCCATATAGCTAACAAAAACGGAGCAAGACAGAACACCGTGCAACGTCTGTCATAACGAACCGTCGCTAATACAACTGCGGTACTGTCGCATATTTGATGTCAATGTGCATTATTTTCAATTTGATCTCCTCGGTTACTCCTTTCGCTGCTCTCATTTTCCAATTTCATTTCACAGCAGACGGACCAACTTTGACTGGGGGAAAAAAGTAAATTTGCATTATGGGAAGTAGTGTTCTCTTCTAATGGACAAGTCGTTAGAGAACAGAAAAGACGCGGGATAAAATAACATCGGTTCCCAGAATGCAATACCTTGAAGTCAAATAGATGTTTATGGCGCAAACGAAGGGTTAACCCAGTCACGTCATAGGGGCTATAAAGCTGAAGCGTCCGTTCACAACGTTTTCTCAacaccaaatatggtagtgagaggaagttCAGGCACGGGTAGTGAGAGAGGATGGAACTAGGTAAAACTGGTCCGACATTCAGGTAATtttctcatcgattaaacatCTGATCTCAATAAATTGTTCTGTCCCCAAAACTAAAATATTTTACGAACACAGTGCACTAAGTTTC from Oncorhynchus mykiss isolate Arlee chromosome 1, USDA_OmykA_1.1, whole genome shotgun sequence includes:
- the LOC110488330 gene encoding zinc finger and BTB domain-containing protein 37 isoform X2, which translates into the protein MERGGTMERAGSIQLDVPDFSNSVLSQLNQLRMQGRLCDIVVNVQGQSFRAHKVVLAASSPYFRDHMSLGQMSTVSLSVIRNPSVFDQLLSYCYTGRLCLQLADIISYLTAASFLQMQHIIDRCTQILEGIHLKISLAEEELGAGGGHRGAGSLEGGGGGGGVVTSGGSLSPRRSSPRVLGPQGSRTRGAMDIREVGSPAGESMSPQMVEHSGLGPEGLPGGVEVGSRLGKEPILRINRAGQWYVEAESERGSGGEEGESMRVVDGLRIKTERMEEWTGADTQEEGSGAEEGAAMMIDTSVCSSLVQEGIVTGAKSSQPSSSFSETESPTGSVVVMAERPRAKSESPSRVDDQCHPNSQGEEQAVLGGYEEYLREQVADRWCHYNPRLTCIYCCKSFNQKGSLDRHMRLHMGITPFVCRICGKKYTRKDQLEYHIRKHTGNKPFHCHVCGKSFPFQAILNQHFRKNHPGCGPQEVAHSASPETTTVSSRGGQNEEASPSQEEPDGGGGGASFRESVQASVSTTGPD
- the LOC110488330 gene encoding zinc finger and BTB domain-containing protein 37 isoform X1, which codes for MERGGTMERAGSIQLDVPDFSNSVLSQLNQLRMQGRLCDIVVNVQGQSFRAHKVVLAASSPYFRDHMSLGQMSTVSLSVIRNPSVFDQLLSYCYTGRLCLQLADIISYLTAASFLQMQHIIDRCTQILEGIHLKISLAEEELGAGGGHRGAGSLEGGGGGGGVVTSGGSLSPRRSSPRVLGPQGSRTRGAMDIREVGSPAGESMSPQMVEHSGLGPEGLPGGVEVGSRLGKEPILRINRAGQWYVEAESERGSGGEEGESMRVVDGLRIKTERMEEWTGADTQEEGSGAEEGAAMMIDTSVCSSLVQEGIVTGAKSSQPSSSFSETERFSPTGSVVVMAERPRAKSESPSRVDDQCHPNSQGEEQAVLGGYEEYLREQVADRWCHYNPRLTCIYCCKSFNQKGSLDRHMRLHMGITPFVCRICGKKYTRKDQLEYHIRKHTGNKPFHCHVCGKSFPFQAILNQHFRKNHPGCGPQEVAHSASPETTTVSSRGGQNEEASPSQEEPDGGGGGASFRESVQASVSTTGPD